A stretch of Enterobacter cloacae complex sp. ECNIH7 DNA encodes these proteins:
- a CDS encoding YgjP-like metallopeptidase domain-containing protein: MNQLTYLQGYPEHLLTQVRSLIAEQKLGAVLEKRYPGTHDFATDKALWQYTQDLKSRYLKSAPPINKVMYDNKIHVLKNALGLHTAVSRVQGGKLKAKAEIRVATVFRNAPEAFLRMIVVHELAHLKEKEHDKAFYSLCCHMEPQYHQLEFDTRLWLTHLSLNGNAE, translated from the coding sequence ATGAACCAACTTACTTATCTCCAGGGCTATCCGGAGCATTTACTGACTCAGGTTCGCAGCCTGATTGCCGAGCAGAAGCTCGGCGCGGTGCTGGAAAAACGCTATCCCGGCACCCACGATTTCGCGACCGATAAGGCCCTCTGGCAGTATACGCAGGATCTGAAAAGCAGGTATCTGAAGAGCGCGCCGCCGATCAACAAGGTGATGTATGACAACAAGATCCACGTGCTGAAAAACGCGCTCGGCCTGCACACCGCCGTCTCCCGCGTGCAGGGCGGCAAGCTGAAGGCGAAGGCCGAAATCCGCGTCGCGACGGTTTTCCGTAACGCGCCGGAAGCCTTTCTGCGGATGATCGTCGTCCACGAGCTGGCGCACCTGAAGGAGAAAGAGCACGACAAAGCCTTCTATTCCCTGTGCTGCCACATGGAGCCGCAGTACCACCAGCTGGAGTTTGATACCCGACTATGGCTTACGCATTTATCGTTAAATGGTAATGCGGAATAG
- a CDS encoding Gfo/Idh/MocA family protein: protein MIRFAVIGTNWITRQFVDAAHETGKLKLTAVYSRSLEQAQSFANDYLVEHLFTSLDDMAQSDAIDAVYIASPNSLHFPQTKLFLSHKKHVICEKPLASNIQEVEAAIALARENQVVLFEAFKTASLPNFLLLQQSLPKIGKVRKAFINYCQYSSRYQRYLDGENPNTFNPAFSNGSIMDIGFYCLASAVALWGEPHGVTATASLLESGVDAHGVAVLDYGDFSVTLQHSKVSDSALPSEIQGEAGSLVIEKISECQKVSFVPRGGKAQELTQPQHINTMLYEAEVFARLVEDNEVNHPGLAVSRTTAKLQTEIRRQTGVVFPADGVSAEAIA from the coding sequence ATGATACGTTTCGCAGTCATTGGTACGAACTGGATCACGCGCCAGTTCGTCGACGCCGCCCACGAAACCGGCAAACTTAAACTTACCGCAGTCTATTCCCGCAGCCTTGAGCAGGCGCAGAGTTTTGCCAACGATTACCTCGTTGAACATCTCTTCACCTCGCTTGATGACATGGCGCAAAGCGACGCCATTGACGCGGTGTATATCGCCAGCCCGAACTCCCTGCACTTCCCGCAAACGAAGCTGTTCCTCAGCCATAAAAAGCATGTGATTTGCGAGAAGCCGCTGGCGTCAAATATCCAGGAAGTGGAAGCGGCCATTGCGCTTGCCCGCGAAAACCAGGTGGTGCTGTTCGAAGCCTTCAAAACCGCCAGCCTGCCGAATTTCCTGCTGCTGCAGCAGTCCCTGCCGAAAATTGGCAAGGTGCGTAAAGCCTTTATCAACTACTGCCAGTACTCGTCGCGCTACCAGCGCTATCTCGACGGCGAGAACCCGAACACCTTTAATCCGGCCTTCTCTAACGGCTCGATTATGGACATAGGTTTCTACTGCCTGGCCTCTGCCGTGGCCCTGTGGGGCGAGCCGCATGGCGTGACGGCCACCGCCAGCCTGCTGGAGAGCGGCGTGGATGCGCACGGTGTAGCGGTGCTGGATTACGGTGATTTCAGCGTCACGCTGCAGCACTCCAAGGTGAGCGATTCCGCGCTGCCGAGCGAAATTCAGGGCGAAGCGGGCTCGCTGGTTATCGAGAAGATCTCCGAGTGCCAGAAGGTGAGTTTTGTGCCGCGCGGCGGCAAAGCGCAGGAGCTGACGCAGCCTCAGCATATTAACACTATGCTCTATGAGGCAGAGGTCTTCGCCCGTCTGGTGGAAGACAACGAAGTGAATCACCCAGGCCTTGCGGTGAGCCGCACCACGGCGAAGCTGCAAACGGAGATCCGCCGTCAGACAGGCGTGGTGTTCCCGGCTGACGGCGTGAGCGCGGAAGCTATCGCGTAA
- a CDS encoding TerC family protein has product MHSVGTPMLWGGFAVVVLIMLAIDLFLQGRRGAHGMTMKQAAAWSLVWVTLSLLFCAAFWWYLASTEGRAVADPQALAFLTGYLIEKALAVDNVFVWLMLFSYFAVPAALQRRVLVYGVLGAIILRTIMIFAGSWLITQFEWLLYVFGAFLLFTGVKMALAKEDGSAIGDRPLVKWIRGHLRMTDKIESEHFFVRKNGLLFATPLLLVLILVELSDVIFAVDSIPAIFAVTTDPFIVLTSNLFAILGLRAMYFLLAGAAERFSMLKYGLSVILVFIGIKMLIVDFYHIPIAISLGVVFGILIVTLIINTWVNRQHDKKQQVE; this is encoded by the coding sequence ATGCATTCTGTCGGCACTCCAATGTTGTGGGGCGGATTCGCGGTTGTCGTGCTCATCATGCTGGCGATCGACCTCTTTTTGCAGGGGCGTCGCGGCGCGCACGGCATGACCATGAAACAGGCTGCGGCCTGGTCGCTGGTGTGGGTCACCCTCTCCCTGCTTTTCTGCGCTGCCTTCTGGTGGTATCTGGCCTCGACCGAAGGCCGCGCGGTGGCCGATCCTCAGGCACTCGCCTTCCTCACCGGCTATCTGATTGAAAAAGCACTGGCGGTCGATAACGTCTTCGTCTGGCTGATGCTGTTCAGCTACTTTGCCGTACCTGCGGCCCTGCAGCGCCGCGTGCTGGTATACGGCGTGCTGGGGGCGATCATTCTGCGTACCATCATGATCTTCGCCGGCAGCTGGCTGATTACCCAGTTCGAATGGCTGCTGTACGTCTTCGGCGCGTTTCTGCTGTTCACCGGGGTCAAAATGGCGTTGGCGAAAGAGGACGGCTCCGCGATTGGCGATCGCCCGCTGGTGAAGTGGATCCGCGGTCATCTGCGCATGACCGACAAGATCGAGAGCGAGCACTTCTTCGTGCGCAAGAACGGCCTGCTGTTTGCCACCCCGCTGCTGCTGGTGCTGATTCTGGTTGAGCTGAGCGACGTGATTTTCGCGGTGGACAGCATTCCGGCGATCTTCGCGGTGACCACCGACCCGTTCATCGTCCTGACGTCTAACCTCTTCGCCATTCTCGGCCTGCGTGCGATGTACTTCCTGCTGGCGGGCGCGGCGGAGCGCTTCTCAATGCTGAAGTACGGTCTGTCGGTGATCCTGGTGTTTATCGGTATCAAGATGCTGATCGTCGATTTCTACCATATCCCGATCGCCATTTCGCTCGGCGTGGTGTTTGGCATTCTGATCGTGACGCTGATTATCAATACCTGGGTTAACCGCCAGCACGATAAGAAGCAGCAGGTGGAATAA
- the sstT gene encoding serine/threonine transporter SstT, which translates to MSTQSSGLFARLAQGSLVKQILVGLVLGILLAMVSKPAAEATGLLGTLFVGALKAVAPVLVLMLVMASIANHQHGQKTNIRPILFLYLLGTFSAALTAVVFSFLFPSTLHLTSAAGDITPPSGIVEVLRGLLMSMVSNPITALMSGNYIGILVWAIGLGFALRHGNDTTKNLVNDLSNAVTFMVKLVIRFAPIGIFGLVSSTLATTGFDALWGYAQLLVVLVGCMLLVALVINPLLVFWQIRRNPYPLVLTCLRESGVYAFFTRSSAANIPVNMALAEKLNLDRDTYSVSIPLGATVNMAGAAITITVLTLAAVHTLGIPVDLPTALLLSVVASLCACGASGVAGGSLLLIPLACNMFGIPNEIAMQVVAVGFIIGVLQDSCETALNSSTDVLFTAAACQAEDARLAKNALRS; encoded by the coding sequence ATGAGCACACAATCAAGCGGACTGTTCGCGCGCCTGGCGCAGGGCAGCCTCGTTAAACAAATTCTGGTCGGGCTGGTGCTGGGTATTCTGCTGGCGATGGTGTCAAAACCTGCGGCGGAGGCCACGGGGCTGCTCGGGACCCTTTTCGTTGGCGCGCTGAAGGCCGTAGCACCGGTACTGGTTCTGATGCTGGTCATGGCGTCGATTGCCAACCACCAGCACGGACAAAAAACCAACATTCGCCCTATTTTGTTCCTGTATCTGCTGGGAACCTTCTCGGCGGCCTTAACGGCCGTGGTGTTCAGCTTCCTGTTCCCGTCCACGCTGCACCTGACCAGCGCGGCCGGTGACATCACTCCGCCATCCGGCATTGTCGAAGTGCTGCGCGGACTGCTGATGAGCATGGTTTCTAACCCCATCACCGCGCTGATGAGCGGAAACTACATTGGCATCCTGGTCTGGGCGATTGGTCTGGGCTTCGCGCTGCGTCATGGTAACGACACCACGAAAAACCTGGTCAACGATCTGTCCAACGCCGTGACCTTTATGGTGAAGCTGGTGATTCGCTTTGCGCCAATCGGTATTTTCGGGCTGGTCTCCTCTACGCTTGCAACCACCGGTTTCGACGCGCTGTGGGGCTACGCGCAGCTGCTGGTTGTGCTGGTCGGCTGTATGCTGCTGGTGGCGCTGGTGATCAACCCGCTGCTGGTGTTCTGGCAGATCCGCCGCAACCCGTATCCGCTGGTGCTGACCTGCCTGCGCGAGAGCGGCGTGTATGCCTTCTTCACCCGCAGCTCTGCGGCGAACATTCCGGTTAACATGGCGCTGGCGGAGAAGCTGAACCTGGACCGCGATACCTACTCCGTGTCGATCCCGCTGGGCGCAACCGTGAACATGGCGGGCGCGGCAATCACCATTACCGTGCTGACCCTGGCGGCGGTGCATACGCTGGGCATTCCGGTGGATCTGCCAACCGCGCTGCTGCTGAGCGTGGTGGCGTCGCTGTGTGCCTGTGGCGCATCCGGCGTGGCGGGCGGTTCGCTGCTGCTGATCCCGCTGGCGTGTAATATGTTCGGCATCCCGAACGAGATTGCGATGCAGGTTGTGGCCGTCGGCTTTATCATCGGCGTGCTGCAGGACTCCTGCGAAACCGCGCTGAACTCCTCTACCGACGTGCTGTTTACCGCAGCGGCCTGTCAGGCGGAAGACGCGCGTTTAGCGAAGAATGCCCTGCGCAGTTAA
- a CDS encoding UxaA family hydrolase has translation MQYIKIHSLDNVAVALTDLAEGDVVTVDNQSVTLRQAIVRGHKFALIPIAKGENVVKYGLPIGHALADIAPGEYIHSHNTRTNLSDLDEYSYQPDLPAEERQAADREVQIYRRASGDVGIRNELWILPTVGCVNGIARQIQTRFLKETNDAEGTDGVHLFSHTYGCSQLGDDHINTRTMLQNMVRHPNAGAVLVIGLGCENNQVDAFRDTLGEFDPERVHFMVCQHQDDEVEAGVEQLHLLYEVMRHDRREPGKLSELKFGLECGGSDGLSGITANPMLGRFSDYVIANGGTTVLTEVPEMFGAERILMSHCRDEETFEKTVTMVNDFKQYFIAHNQPIYENPSPGNKAGGITTLEEKSLGCTQKAGASQVVDVLRYGERLKTHGLNLLSAPGNDAVATSALAGAGCHMVLFSTGRGTPYGGFVPTVKIATNSELAAKKKHWIDFDAGQLIHGKAMPQLLTEFVDTIVEFANGKQTCNEKNDFRELAIFKSGVTL, from the coding sequence ATGCAATACATCAAAATCCATTCGCTGGATAACGTGGCCGTCGCGCTGACGGATCTCGCTGAAGGCGACGTGGTGACCGTTGATAACCAGAGCGTCACCCTGCGTCAGGCGATCGTTCGTGGACATAAGTTTGCCCTGATCCCCATTGCGAAAGGGGAGAACGTGGTGAAGTACGGTTTGCCCATCGGCCATGCGCTGGCGGATATTGCGCCGGGTGAATACATTCACTCCCACAATACCCGCACCAATCTGAGCGATCTGGACGAGTACAGCTATCAACCTGATTTACCCGCAGAAGAACGTCAGGCGGCGGATCGTGAGGTGCAGATCTACCGTCGCGCCAGCGGCGACGTGGGGATCCGCAACGAGCTGTGGATCCTCCCGACCGTCGGCTGCGTCAACGGAATTGCGCGTCAGATCCAGACACGTTTTCTGAAAGAGACCAACGATGCCGAAGGCACTGACGGTGTGCATCTGTTCAGCCACACTTACGGCTGCTCGCAGCTCGGCGACGACCACATCAATACCCGCACCATGCTGCAAAACATGGTGCGCCACCCGAATGCGGGCGCGGTGCTGGTGATTGGCCTCGGCTGCGAGAACAACCAGGTGGACGCCTTCCGCGACACGCTGGGCGAGTTCGATCCTGAGCGCGTGCATTTTATGGTGTGCCAGCATCAGGACGACGAAGTGGAAGCGGGCGTGGAACAGCTTCACCTGCTTTATGAGGTGATGCGCCACGACAGGCGCGAGCCGGGCAAGCTGAGCGAGCTGAAGTTTGGGCTGGAGTGCGGCGGGTCAGATGGCCTGTCCGGGATCACCGCTAACCCTATGCTGGGCCGCTTCTCGGATTACGTGATTGCCAACGGCGGCACGACGGTGTTGACCGAAGTGCCGGAAATGTTCGGCGCGGAGCGTATTCTGATGAGCCACTGCCGCGACGAAGAGACCTTTGAGAAGACCGTCACCATGGTGAACGACTTCAAACAGTATTTCATCGCCCACAATCAGCCGATTTACGAGAATCCGTCGCCGGGCAACAAAGCGGGTGGGATCACCACGCTGGAAGAGAAATCCCTCGGCTGCACCCAGAAAGCGGGCGCGAGCCAGGTGGTTGACGTGCTGCGCTACGGCGAGCGCCTGAAAACCCACGGTCTGAATCTGCTGAGCGCACCGGGCAACGATGCGGTCGCCACCAGCGCGCTGGCGGGTGCCGGCTGCCATATGGTGCTGTTCAGTACCGGTCGCGGCACGCCGTACGGCGGTTTTGTGCCAACGGTGAAAATCGCCACCAACAGCGAGCTGGCGGCAAAGAAAAAGCACTGGATCGACTTTGATGCGGGCCAGCTGATTCACGGCAAAGCCATGCCGCAGCTGCTGACGGAGTTCGTGGATACTATCGTGGAATTTGCTAACGGCAAGCAGACCTGTAACGAGAAGAACGACTTCCGCGAGCTGGCGATCTTCAAGAGTGGTGTGACGCTGTAA
- the uxaC gene encoding glucuronate isomerase: MTPFMTEDFLLDTEFARRLYHDYAKDQPIFDYHCHLPPQQVAENYRFKNLYDIWLKGDHYKWRAMRTNGVAERLCTGDATDREKFDAWAATVPHTIGNPLYHWTHLELRRPFGITGKLLSPTTADEIWDRCNALLAQDNFSARGIMKQMNVKMVGTTDDPIDSLEHHAVVAKDTSFDIKVLPSWRPDKAFNIEQATFTDYMAKLAEVSDTDIRRFADLQTALTKRLDHFAAHGCKVSDHALDVVLFAESNEAELDSILARRLSGEGLSEHEVAQFKTAVLVFLGAEYARRGWVQQYHIGALRNNNQRQFKLIGADVGFDSINDRPLAEELSKLLSKQNEQNLLPKTILYCLNPRDNEVLGTMVGNFQGEGMPGKMQFGSGWWFNDQKDGMERQMTQLAQLGLLSRFVGMLTDSRSFLSYTRHEYFRRILCQMIGRWVHAGEAPADIQLLGEMVRNICFNNARDYFAIELN; the protein is encoded by the coding sequence ATGACGCCGTTTATGACCGAAGACTTTCTGTTAGATACCGAATTTGCCCGCCGCCTGTACCACGACTACGCAAAAGACCAGCCGATTTTCGACTACCACTGCCATTTACCGCCGCAGCAGGTTGCCGAAAATTATCGCTTCAAAAACCTGTATGACATCTGGCTGAAGGGTGACCACTACAAATGGCGTGCCATGCGCACCAACGGCGTGGCTGAGCGCCTGTGTACCGGCGATGCGACCGACCGCGAGAAGTTTGACGCCTGGGCGGCAACCGTTCCGCACACCATCGGCAACCCGCTTTACCACTGGACCCATCTTGAGCTCCGCCGTCCGTTTGGCATCACCGGCAAGTTGCTTTCCCCAACGACCGCGGATGAAATTTGGGATCGCTGCAACGCGCTGCTGGCGCAGGATAACTTCTCCGCGCGCGGCATCATGAAGCAGATGAACGTGAAGATGGTGGGCACTACCGACGATCCGATCGACTCTCTGGAGCATCATGCCGTTGTCGCCAAAGACACCTCTTTCGATATCAAAGTGCTGCCAAGCTGGCGCCCGGACAAAGCCTTCAACATTGAGCAGGCCACCTTCACCGACTACATGGCGAAGCTGGCGGAAGTGTCGGATACCGACATCCGTCGTTTCGCTGACCTGCAAACCGCGCTGACCAAACGTCTGGATCACTTCGCCGCGCACGGCTGCAAAGTGTCTGACCACGCGCTGGACGTGGTGCTGTTTGCGGAATCAAACGAAGCCGAGCTGGACAGCATTCTGGCGCGTCGTCTCTCCGGCGAAGGCTTAAGCGAGCACGAAGTGGCGCAGTTTAAAACGGCGGTGCTGGTATTCCTCGGTGCGGAATACGCGCGTCGCGGCTGGGTACAGCAGTACCACATCGGCGCGCTGCGCAATAACAACCAGCGCCAGTTCAAACTGATCGGCGCTGACGTGGGCTTCGACTCCATCAACGATCGTCCGCTGGCGGAAGAGCTGTCAAAACTGCTGAGCAAACAGAACGAACAAAACCTGCTGCCAAAAACCATCCTGTACTGCCTGAACCCGCGCGATAACGAAGTGCTGGGTACCATGGTCGGCAACTTCCAGGGCGAAGGGATGCCGGGCAAGATGCAGTTCGGTTCCGGCTGGTGGTTCAACGATCAGAAAGACGGCATGGAACGTCAGATGACGCAGCTCGCGCAGCTGGGCCTGCTGAGCCGTTTTGTCGGCATGCTGACCGACAGCCGCAGCTTCCTGTCCTATACCCGTCATGAATACTTCCGCCGCATTCTGTGCCAGATGATTGGCCGCTGGGTACACGCGGGCGAAGCGCCAGCGGATATCCAGCTGCTGGGCGAAATGGTGAGAAACATCTGCTTTAACAATGCGCGTGACTACTTCGCCATTGAACTGAACTAA
- a CDS encoding MFS transporter — MRKIKGLRWYMIALVTLGTVLGYLTRNTVAAAAPTLMEELHISTQQYSYIIAAYSAAYTIMQPVAGYVLDILGTKIGYAFFAIAWAVFCGATALAGSWGGLALARGAVGAAEAAMIPAGLKASSEWFPAKERSIAVGYFNVGSSIGAMIAPPLVVWAIVMHSWQMAFIISGVLSFAWAMAWLVFYKHPRDQKKLSEEEREYIIGGQEAQHQTNNGKKMTVWQILGTRQFWGIALPRFLAEPAWGTFNAWIPLFMFKVYGFNLKEIAMFAWMPMLFADLGCIVGGYLPPLFQRWFGVNLIVSRKMVVTMGALLMIGPGMIGLFTSPYVAIALLCIGGFAHQSLSGALITLSSDVFGRNEVATANGLTGMAAWTASTMFALVVGALADTIGFSPLFAVLAIFDLMGAVVIWTVLKSKSAEELAKESIGKPATQS, encoded by the coding sequence ATGCGTAAAATTAAAGGGTTACGTTGGTATATGATCGCACTGGTGACGTTAGGCACCGTGCTGGGCTACCTGACGCGTAACACGGTGGCAGCAGCAGCGCCAACGTTGATGGAAGAGCTGCATATCTCCACGCAGCAATACTCCTACATCATTGCTGCCTATTCCGCGGCTTATACCATCATGCAGCCTGTTGCGGGCTATGTGCTGGACATTCTCGGTACCAAAATCGGTTATGCCTTCTTCGCCATCGCCTGGGCGGTGTTCTGCGGCGCAACCGCGCTGGCAGGCAGCTGGGGTGGACTGGCGCTGGCGCGCGGTGCGGTCGGTGCGGCGGAAGCCGCGATGATCCCGGCGGGTCTGAAGGCCAGCTCCGAGTGGTTCCCGGCGAAAGAGCGTTCCATTGCCGTCGGCTACTTCAACGTGGGCTCGTCCATCGGGGCGATGATAGCGCCGCCGCTGGTGGTGTGGGCGATCGTGATGCACAGCTGGCAGATGGCGTTCATTATCTCTGGCGTGCTGAGCTTTGCCTGGGCGATGGCGTGGTTGGTTTTCTATAAACACCCGCGCGATCAGAAAAAACTGTCTGAAGAAGAACGTGAATACATCATTGGCGGTCAGGAAGCGCAGCATCAGACCAACAACGGTAAAAAAATGACCGTCTGGCAGATCCTGGGCACCCGTCAGTTCTGGGGTATCGCCCTGCCGCGCTTCCTGGCTGAACCGGCCTGGGGTACCTTTAACGCGTGGATCCCCCTGTTCATGTTTAAAGTCTACGGCTTTAACCTGAAAGAGATCGCGATGTTCGCCTGGATGCCAATGCTGTTCGCTGACCTGGGCTGTATCGTGGGCGGCTACCTGCCACCGCTGTTCCAGCGCTGGTTTGGCGTGAACCTGATCGTTTCCCGTAAGATGGTGGTGACCATGGGCGCGCTGCTGATGATCGGCCCGGGGATGATCGGCCTGTTCACCAGCCCGTACGTCGCCATTGCCCTGCTGTGCATCGGTGGCTTTGCTCACCAGTCCCTGTCCGGCGCGCTGATTACGCTCTCGTCTGACGTCTTTGGTCGTAACGAAGTGGCAACCGCCAACGGCCTGACCGGGATGGCCGCCTGGACCGCGAGCACCATGTTTGCACTGGTGGTCGGCGCGCTGGCGGATACCATCGGCTTCAGCCCGCTGTTCGCGGTGCTGGCGATCTTTGACCTGATGGGTGCAGTGGTTATCTGGACGGTCCTGAAAAGCAAATCGGCAGAGGAGCTGGCGAAAGAGTCCATTGGCAAACCGGCTACGCAGAGTTAG
- the exuR gene encoding transcriptional regulator ExuR has protein sequence MEITEPRRLYQQLAAELKDRIEQGVYLVGDKLPAERFIADEKSVSRTVVREAIIMLEVEGYVEVRKGSGIHVISNLPKHSPVADESLEFASYGPFELLQARQLIESNIAEFAATQVTKQDIMKLMEIQENARKEKCFRDSEWDLQFHVQVALATQNTALAAIVEKMWTQRVHNPYWKKLHDHIDSRTVDNWCDDHDQILKALIRKDPHAAKLAMWQHLENTKQMLFNETSDDFEFNADRYLFADNPVVHLDTASSAAK, from the coding sequence ATGGAAATCACCGAACCACGTCGTTTATATCAACAACTTGCTGCGGAGCTGAAAGATCGCATCGAGCAAGGGGTCTATCTTGTCGGTGATAAACTTCCCGCCGAGCGCTTCATCGCGGATGAAAAAAGCGTCAGCCGCACCGTGGTGCGTGAAGCAATTATCATGCTGGAAGTGGAAGGCTACGTTGAGGTACGCAAAGGTTCCGGCATTCACGTGATTTCTAATCTGCCGAAACACTCTCCCGTCGCGGACGAAAGTCTGGAATTCGCCAGCTATGGCCCCTTCGAGCTGCTCCAGGCTCGCCAGCTGATCGAAAGCAATATTGCTGAGTTTGCGGCGACGCAGGTGACCAAGCAGGACATCATGAAGCTGATGGAGATCCAGGAGAATGCCCGTAAGGAAAAATGTTTCCGCGATTCAGAGTGGGATCTGCAGTTCCACGTTCAGGTCGCCCTGGCAACCCAAAATACGGCGCTGGCAGCTATCGTAGAAAAAATGTGGACTCAGCGCGTTCACAACCCGTACTGGAAAAAACTGCACGACCATATCGATTCCCGTACCGTTGACAACTGGTGCGACGATCACGACCAAATCCTTAAGGCCCTGATTCGTAAAGATCCGCATGCCGCTAAGCTGGCGATGTGGCAGCACCTGGAAAACACCAAGCAGATGCTGTTCAACGAAACCAGCGATGACTTCGAATTTAACGCTGACCGCTATCTTTTTGCCGATAATCCGGTTGTTCATCTCGATACGGCTTCCAGTGCCGCAAAATAG